Proteins co-encoded in one Quercus robur chromosome 8, dhQueRobu3.1, whole genome shotgun sequence genomic window:
- the LOC126696847 gene encoding 60S acidic ribosomal protein P1: MASEQACTLACLILHDDGIPITSEKIATLVKAANVNVESYWPSLFAKLAEKRNIEDLILNAGSAGGGAAVAVAAPAAGGGGGAAAAAPPPEEKKEEPKEESDDDMGFSLFD; the protein is encoded by the exons ATGGCTTCAGAGCAAGCTTGCACTCTCGCTTGTTTGATCCTCCATGACGATGGTATTCCCATCACC TCGGAGAAGATTGCCACATTGGTGAAGGCAGCAAACGTGAACGTTGAATCTTATTGGCCAAGCTTGTTTGCCAAGCTTGCCGAGAAGAGAAACATTGAGGATCTCATTTTGAACGCTGGGTCCGCCGGCGGTGGTGCTGCAGTTGCTGTTGCTGCACCAGCTGCAGGTGGTGGCGGTGGTGCTGCTGCCGCTGCTCCTCCACCTGAGGAAAAGAAG GAAGAACCAAAGGAAGAGAGTGATGATGATATGGGATTCAGCTTGTTTGATTAG
- the LOC126696848 gene encoding granule-bound starch synthase 1, chloroplastic/amyloplastic-like, translated as MATVAGSNFVSTSSRVNYGSITSGSEGKAALMKFGLMNHTMTHNGLRSLNKVDELVHVSTMAKLTTRQTRSKTFKSGNAWTSRTIVCGSGMNLIFVGTEVGPWSKTGGLGDVLGGLPPAMAANGHRVMTVSPRYDQYKDAWDTDVVIELKVGDKTEKVRFFHCYKRGVDRVFVDHPAFLEKVWGKTKSKIYGPMAGEDFQDNQLRFSLLCQAALEAPRVLALNSNEYFSGPYGEEVIFIANDWHTALIPCYLKTIYKPKGIYSTARVAFCIHNIAYQGRFAFTDFSLLNLPDELKSSFDFIDGYEKPVKGRKINWMKAGILESDKVLTVSPYYAQELVSGEDKGVELDNIIRKTGIQGIVNGMDVQEWNPLTDKYTNVKYDASTVLDAKPLLKEALQAEVGLPVDRNIPVIGFIGRLEEQKGSDILVAAIPHFIKENVQIIVLGTGKKPMEKQLEQLEKIYPDKARGVAKFNVPLAHMIIAGADFILVPSRFEPCGLIQLHAMRYGTVPIVASTGGLVDTVKEGFTGFQMGSFNVECEAVDPADVTAVATNVKRALTTYGTPAFSEIIQNCMAQDLSWKGPAKKWEEVLLSLGVAGSEPGIEGEEIAPLAKENVATP; from the exons ATGGCAACTGTGGCTGGTTCAAACTTTGTATCAACAAGTTCTCGTGTCAACTATGGATCAATAACTTCTGGATCAGAGGGTAAAGCAGCACTGATGAAATTTGGTTTAATGAATCACACCATGACTCACAATGGGTTAAGATCTTTGAACAAAGTGGATGAACTAGTGCATGTCAGTACCATGGCAAAATTAACTACCAGGCAAACCAGGAGTAAAACATTCAAGAGTGGGAATGCATGGACTTCACGGACCATTGTTTGCGGAAGTGGGATGAATTTGATCTTTGTGGGGACAGAAGTAGGTCCCTGGAGCAAAACTGGTGGACTTGGAGATGTTCTTGGAGGTCTACCACCAGCAATGGCG GCCAACGGGCATCGTGTTATGACTGTCTCTCCACGTTATGACCAGTACAAAGATGCGTGGGATACAGATGTTGTAATTGAG CTTAAAGTAGGAGATAAAACCGAAAAGGTTCGCTTCTTCCATTGCTACAAAAGAGGAGTAGATCGCGTTTTTGTGGATCACCCAGCGTTTCTTGAAAAG GTGTGGGGgaaaaccaaatccaaaattTATGGGCCTATGGCTGGAGAGGATTTCCAGGACAACCAACTTCGATTCAGCTTATTATGCCAG GCCGCTCTAGAGGCACCAAGGGTTCTAGCACTTAACAGCAATGAATATTTCTCTGGACCATATG GTGAAGAGGTCATATTCATTGCCAACGACTGGCacactgccctgatcccatgcTACCTGAAAACTATATACAAACCCAAAGGCATATACAGCACTGCCAGA gTTGCCTTTTGCATTCACAACATTGCTTACCAAGGCAGATTTGCCTTCACAGATTTCTCACTTCTCAATCTCCCAGACGAattgaaaagctcttttgattttattgatgg GTATGAAAAGCCAGTCAAGGGAAGAAAAATCAATTGGATGAAAGCTGGAATTTTAGAATCAGACAAGGTTTTAACTGTGAGCCCATACTATGCCCAAGAACTTGTTTCTGGCGAAGACAAAGGAGTGGAATTGGATAACATCATTCGTAAAACTGGCATTCAAGGAATTGTGAATGGCATGGATGTCCAGGAATGGAACCCCTTAACTGACAAATATACAAACGTCAAATATGATGCTTCAACT GTGTTGGATGCAAAGCCTCTTTTGAAGGAAGCCCTCCAAGCTGAAGTTGGATTGCCAGTGGATAGAAACATCCCTGTCATAGGCTTCATTGGTAGACTCGAAGAGCAGAAAGGTTCAGATATTCTCGTAGCAGCCATTCCCCATTTTATCAAAGAGAATGTTCAAATAATAGTCCTT GGGACTGGCAAAAAACCAATGGAGAAGCAGCTTGAACAGCTGGAGAAAATATACCCTGACAAGGCCCGAGGAGTGGCGAAATTCAATGTTCCCCTGGCTCATATGATAATAGCTGGTGCTGATTTTATACTGGTTCCTAGTAGATTTGAGCCCTGTGGTCTCATTCAATTACATGCCATGCGTTATGGAACA GTACCTATTGTTGCCTCAACTGGTGGATTGGTTGACACTGTTAAAGAAGGTTTCACAGGATTTCAAATGGGAAGCTTCAATGTTGAA TGTGAAGCTGTTGATCCGGCCGATGTGACTGCAGTGGCTACAAATGTGAAAAGGGCCCTCACAACCTACGGAACTCCAGCTTTCTCTGAGATAATACAGAATTGCATGGCTCAAGATCTCTCATGGAAG GGACCTGCTAAGAAGTGGGAGGAGGTGCTGCTAAGTTTGGGGGTGGCGGGAAGTGAACCTGGAATTGAGGGTGAGGAAATAGCTCCACTCGCAAAGGAAAACGTTGCAACTCCCTAA